In the Deltaproteobacteria bacterium genome, one interval contains:
- a CDS encoding aryl-sulfate sulfotransferase: MGFYQLSTSNNIFGGLRFPEWIYLTFILVLIVGGCSSDGNNGESFILYTPSISTETYLFDGSYNVAYQWSSELFAGQSAFLQEDGSIIRAGSINNIVPENRFVKAYSDANNATFQIGGIVERISKDGDVVWTFEYFSDDFAPHHVATVIPNGNLLMPVWRYYTEEESIALGRNPQRLTSGGLWIDSIIEVRPTGSSGGEIVWEWNAADHLIQDFDPTKANFGNLEENLGRIDINYGSGLTIPEDFMHVNSAFYIEELDQIVFTSFHYSELWVIDHSTTTQEAAGSTGGRYGRGGELLYRWGNPWVYGRDDADVFLLSAVHDPKWIAEDRQFIMYDNNISDPTRGLEGGSSMVVKIEPPILPDGSYELETDGIYGPARPVLAADLGVQATSVGTAQRLLDGRTLSCDCPNSLAIWLDADGTVTETEDLFEAAMVDSDNEQVFRLVGYPKDYEGVRSLQNSDE; this comes from the coding sequence ATGGGATTCTATCAACTTAGCACATCTAATAATATCTTTGGCGGCTTGAGGTTCCCAGAGTGGATATATCTGACGTTTATCCTGGTCCTAATTGTCGGCGGCTGCTCCTCCGATGGAAATAACGGAGAGAGTTTTATATTGTACACGCCAAGCATATCGACTGAGACGTATTTATTCGACGGTTCGTACAATGTTGCTTATCAGTGGTCCAGCGAGCTCTTCGCCGGGCAGTCGGCCTTTCTCCAGGAGGACGGCAGTATAATACGCGCTGGATCGATCAACAATATCGTGCCCGAGAATCGCTTCGTAAAGGCTTACAGTGATGCGAACAACGCCACCTTTCAGATTGGAGGCATTGTCGAGCGCATCTCAAAAGACGGTGATGTTGTCTGGACGTTCGAATACTTCAGCGACGACTTCGCGCCTCATCATGTTGCCACAGTGATACCTAATGGAAATCTCCTTATGCCTGTGTGGAGGTACTACACCGAAGAGGAGTCCATAGCGCTAGGACGCAACCCGCAACGCCTTACCTCCGGTGGATTATGGATTGATTCCATCATAGAGGTACGACCGACGGGAAGTAGTGGAGGAGAGATAGTTTGGGAATGGAACGCTGCCGATCACCTCATTCAGGACTTCGATCCGACAAAGGCCAACTTCGGGAATTTAGAAGAAAATCTCGGGCGGATCGACATCAACTACGGAAGTGGCTTAACCATTCCAGAGGATTTCATGCACGTGAACTCTGCCTTCTATATTGAAGAGCTCGATCAGATTGTTTTCACATCATTCCACTACAGCGAACTCTGGGTAATCGATCACTCTACCACCACTCAGGAGGCAGCCGGGAGCACGGGCGGACGTTATGGCCGGGGCGGAGAGCTCTTGTATCGATGGGGCAACCCATGGGTTTATGGCCGGGATGATGCCGATGTTTTCCTCCTATCCGCGGTGCACGATCCTAAATGGATCGCTGAGGATCGCCAATTCATTATGTACGACAACAATATCTCAGACCCAACAAGAGGACTTGAGGGTGGTAGCAGCATGGTCGTGAAAATCGAGCCTCCAATTTTGCCCGATGGCAGTTACGAGCTGGAAACAGACGGCATATACGGACCTGCCAGGCCTGTTCTGGCGGCCGACCTAGGTGTGCAGGCGACCTCTGTGGGAACGGCCCAGCGTCTACTTGACGGGCGCACACTCTCCTGTGACTGCCCGAACAGTCTGGCAATCTGGTTGGATGCGGATGGTACAGTCACCGAAACCGAGGACCTCTTCGAAGCAGCCATGGTAGATTCTGATAACGAGCAAGTGTTTCGACTGGTGGGCTACCCGAAAGACTACGAGGGGGTACGGTCCCTCC